From the genome of Apodemus sylvaticus chromosome 3, mApoSyl1.1, whole genome shotgun sequence, one region includes:
- the Orc1 gene encoding origin recognition complex subunit 1 — MPSYLTRQKTRQTFSWVGRPLPSRNHFHQMYKEICMKINDRSEIHIKVGQFVLIQGEDNKKPYVAKLIELFQNESEVPPMKCARVQWFIRFSEIPISKRHLLGRRPHAQEIFWYDCSDCDNNIYVETIIRPVQVMALAPEEVMPVNQKSEEALFVKLSWNKKNFVPLSPEVLAALRKLEDSPECQTPTEPKVKNVKSPSWNTTEQEVKRIESSHSTSKSHQTPAHTITPSAKKSLELNGLGFTRKPNMRLSPKSLCDSLDSQKTSKRRAAFSETTSPPKKSKPGKIKTYSPLETLGKNGQVQPFCAKGNMTLRARGPAVMTTKLGAESALSPVRNGLRSSVVPSESLTPQYTGRKTKEQETHKEPIHTSHRVHRRNSLLTLKRIRQQLWFLDGDESDQEEEESISSAEVSASDGEEEDEFIPSLPTRNSLGQSRTRRRASKPSLQTPSKSPKKTSRYRTPHRATPQIRDRNLAVQEPASVLEEARLRLHVSAVPDSLPCREQEFQDIYNFVESKLLDGTGGCMYISGVPGTGKTATVHEVIRCLQQAAQTNDVPSFQYIEVNGMKLTEPHQVYVQILQKLTGQKATANHAAELLAKQFCSQGSQKETTVLLVDELDLLWTHKQDVMYNLFDWPTHKGAQLVVLTIANTMDLPERIMMNRVSSRLGLTRMSFQPYSHSQLKQILVSRLKHLKAFEEDAIQLVARKVAALSGDARRCLDICRRATEICELSHLRGDSLSLVTVAHLMEAIDEMFSSSYITAIKNSSVLEQSFLRAIIAEFRRSGLEEATFQQIYSQHVALCRMEGLPYPTMSETMAVCSRLGSCRILLVESSRNDLLLRVRLNVSQNDVLYALKEE, encoded by the exons ATGCCATCCTATCTCACAAGGCAGAAGACGAGACAAACTTTCTCATGGGTTGGCAGGCCATTGCCGAGTCGAAATCACTTCCACCAAATGTACAA AGAAATTTGTATGAAAATCAATGATCGTTCTGAGATTCACATCAAGGTTGGACAGTTTGTATTGATTCAAGGGGAAGATAATAAAAAGCCCTATGTTGCTAAACTGATTGAATTATTTCAAAATG AGTCTGAAGTTCCTCCCATGAAATGTGCACGAGTACAGTGGTTCATCCGATTCTCTGAGATTCCTATCTCTAAAAGGCATTTGTTAGGCCGGAGGCCTCATGCTCAGGAGATATTCTGGTATGACTGTTCTGACTGTGATAACAACATTTATGTGGAAACCATCATTCGCCCTGTTCAG GTAATGGCATTAGCCCCAGAAGAGGTGATGCCTGTGAATCAGAAAAGTGAGGAGGCACTGTTTGTGAAGCTATCCTGGAATAAAAAGAACTTTGTACCACTGTCACCAGAGGTACTTGCAGCATTGAGGAAACTAGAAGATAGTCCTGAGTGCCAAACACCTACAGAACCCAAGGTTAAGAATGTAAAAAGTCCTTCCTGGAACACAACAGAACAAGAGGTCAAAAGGATCGAATCCAGTCATTCCACTTCCAAATCTCACCAGACTCCTGCTCATACTATCACCCCCAGTGCAAAGAAATCACTGGAACTCAATG GCTTAGGTTTTACCAGGAAGCCTAACATGAGGCTGTCACCTAAGAGCTTATGTGACTCCTTGGATTCTCAAAAAACATCTAAACGAAGAGCAGCCTTCTCTGAGACCACCTCACCACCTAAAAAGTCTAAACCTGGTAAAATCAAGACCTATTCACCTTTGGAAACTCTAGGAAAAAATGGACAGGTTCAACCTTTTTGTGCCAAGGGTAACATGACTCTGCGAGCCCGGGGCCCAGCTGTGATGACCACAAAGCTTGGTGCGGAGAGCGCACTTAGCCCTGTAAGGAACGGGTTGAGGTCTTCAGTGGTGCCCTCTGAGAGTCTGACACCACAATACACTGGGAG GAAGACAAAAGAACaagaaactcacaaagaaccCATCCATACTTCTCATCGAGTCCATAGAAGAAATTCTCTCTTGACTTTGAAGAGGATTAGGCAACAGCTCTG GTTTCTAGATGGTGATGAAAGTGACCAAGAAGAGGAAGAGTCCATATCCTCAGCAGAAGTGTCAGCCTCTGATGGTGAGGAGGAAGATGAGTTTATTCCCTCCCTTCCAACAAGAAATTCCCTGGGGCAGTCCAGGACCCGGAGAAGGGCCTCTAAGCCATCATTGCAGACCCCCTCCAAGTCACCAAAGAAAACT TCTAGATATAGAACACCTCATCGTGCCACTCCTCAGATCCGAGACAGAAACTTGGCTGTCCAGGAGCCAGCTAGTGTGCTAGAAGAGGCCCGGCTGAG GTTGCACGTTTCTGCTGTGCCTGACTCTCTTCCCTGTCGAGAGCAGGAATTCCAAGACATCTACAACTTTGTGGAAAGTAAACTTCTTGATGGGACTGGAGG GTGTATGTACATTTCTGGGGTCCCTGGAACTGGGAAGACAGCCACTGTGCATGAGGTCATACGCTGTCTGCAGCAGGCAGCACAAACAAATGATGTTCCTTCCTTTCAATACATTGAGGTTAATGGGATGAAGCTGACAGAGCCCCACCAAGTCTATGTGCAGATTTTACAG AAACTGACAGGCCAGAAGGCAACAGCTAATCATGCAGCAGAACTGCTGGCAAAGCAATTCTGCAGCCAAGGGTCCCAGAAGGAAACCACCGTGCTGCTTGTGGATGAG CTTGACCTTCTTTGGACTCACAAACAAGATGTAATGTACAACCTCTTTGATTGGCCTACTCACAAAGGAGCGCAGTTGGTAGTGCTGACCATTGCCAACACCATGGACCTTCCAGAGAGGATCATGATGAACCGTGTGTCTAGCCGACTG GGCCTCACCAGGATGTCTTTCCAGCCCTATTCTCACAGCCAACTGAAACAGATCTTAGTGTCCCGACTGAAGCATTTAAAGGCCTTTGAGGAGGATGCCATCCAGTTGGTAGCTAGAAAG GTAGCAGCCCTCTCTGGAGATGCTCGGCGTTGCCTGGACATCTGCAGGCGTGCCACCGAGATCTGTGAGCTTTCCCATCTACGTGGTGACTCTCTGAGCCTGGTGACTGTGGCCCACTTAATGGAAGCTATAGATGAAATGTTCTCCTCGTCCTATATTACTGCCATCAA AAACTCTTCTGTCCTGGAACAGAGCTTCCTGAGAGCCATTATTGCGGAATTCCGTCGATCAGGACTAGAGGAAGCAACGTTTCAACAG